In a single window of the Massilia oculi genome:
- a CDS encoding protein phosphatase 2C domain-containing protein, producing MTIAHISAGAVAHRNDDHVAVFTHAGATDILVIDGGTSVADHDYLDPVQGDVAWFVHAFTEALEQELRPRRNQQECVHAAVDRVRARFDDMKNQAAMPLHAWPIAAMTWMRISEKDGAQCVTLYGLGDCKSLLRTQTGACIDLDPFVNPQDAVLQTEIAKLRAEGLSDPEQRRERMLPMLRARREFQNSQPALAVLCLHPNGIFDARIRSFDLEPGASLLIMTDGFYRLVDPYDRYTDPGLADACCQRGLPAMLDELRTYEAVVGGTGTRAVKAADDATAAIWSN from the coding sequence ATGACGATCGCCCACATCTCAGCAGGAGCAGTTGCACATCGTAACGACGACCATGTGGCCGTCTTCACCCATGCAGGCGCCACCGACATCCTGGTGATCGACGGCGGAACGTCGGTGGCGGACCACGATTACCTTGATCCCGTCCAGGGCGACGTCGCTTGGTTCGTCCACGCGTTTACCGAGGCACTGGAGCAGGAATTACGGCCGAGACGCAACCAGCAGGAATGCGTGCATGCCGCGGTCGACCGTGTCCGTGCCAGGTTCGACGACATGAAGAATCAAGCTGCGATGCCGTTGCACGCGTGGCCGATCGCGGCCATGACCTGGATGCGGATCAGCGAAAAGGATGGCGCGCAATGTGTGACGCTGTACGGCTTGGGCGATTGCAAGAGCCTGCTGCGCACGCAAACTGGCGCCTGCATCGACCTCGATCCGTTTGTGAATCCGCAAGACGCCGTGCTGCAGACCGAGATCGCGAAGCTGCGCGCTGAAGGTCTGAGCGATCCGGAACAACGGCGTGAACGCATGCTGCCGATGCTGCGTGCCCGGCGTGAGTTCCAGAATTCCCAGCCCGCGCTGGCGGTGTTGTGCCTGCATCCGAACGGCATTTTCGACGCGCGCATCCGGAGCTTCGACCTGGAACCCGGAGCAAGCCTGCTCATCATGACTGACGGATTTTATCGGCTGGTCGATCCGTATGACCGCTACACTGATCCTGGATTGGCGGATGCGTGTTGTCAGCGGGGATTACCAGCGATGCTGGATGAGCTGCGGACGTATGAGGCTGTGGTTGGCGGCACTGGAACTCGCGCCGTGAAAGCCGCGGACGATGCGACGGCGGCGATCTGGAGTAATTGA
- a CDS encoding DNA-binding protein, translated as MPDNSQIAVAVQADIDALRERFPRTSDLYREACSIMFFRYGLTPTTNALYQFVRKGSMSVPNEALRRFWSDLRERARVDLQHADLPDQVKHSAGQLVGEIWSLARQAADESIAALQQSVVVEREAALAEKATLENQFAQLLSQFENARAQIASAEATVAQQREELGARAAVERETGKRLVESLAEIERLQGLIDSMSAAHVTEIDKITGRVVQAERRYTDLEKRTLLDLDRERTTTSRLQKQLDAERKASACRIEGIQGQVQTAQFQLARQSQELGGYIAKTELLADERDRAARQAAESAHQSAELGSQLAAERARVTELRGRLERTAPKSESASEELGLARAARRQRRPSRSKPDK; from the coding sequence ATGCCCGACAATTCCCAGATAGCGGTTGCCGTGCAGGCCGACATCGACGCTCTTCGTGAACGCTTTCCGCGAACCTCGGATCTGTATCGGGAAGCCTGCAGCATCATGTTTTTCAGATACGGCCTAACGCCGACCACGAATGCGCTCTACCAGTTCGTCCGCAAGGGAAGCATGTCTGTGCCTAACGAAGCACTAAGGCGGTTCTGGAGCGATCTCAGGGAACGGGCCAGGGTGGACCTGCAGCACGCGGACTTGCCGGACCAGGTCAAGCATTCAGCCGGCCAACTGGTCGGGGAAATCTGGTCGTTGGCCCGCCAGGCGGCTGACGAATCAATCGCAGCCTTGCAGCAGAGCGTGGTCGTCGAGCGCGAAGCGGCACTGGCCGAGAAGGCGACACTGGAAAACCAATTCGCCCAACTGTTATCACAGTTCGAGAACGCTCGCGCCCAGATTGCATCGGCTGAGGCGACAGTTGCGCAACAGCGAGAAGAACTAGGCGCGAGGGCAGCAGTCGAGCGGGAGACGGGGAAGCGGCTTGTCGAATCGCTGGCAGAAATCGAACGGCTGCAAGGCCTCATCGATTCAATGTCCGCAGCACACGTGACCGAGATCGACAAAATAACGGGGCGCGTTGTCCAAGCCGAAAGACGCTACACCGACTTGGAAAAACGTACACTGCTTGACCTGGACCGTGAGCGAACGACGACGTCTAGGTTACAGAAGCAGCTCGATGCAGAACGCAAGGCGTCCGCCTGCCGAATTGAAGGGATACAGGGCCAGGTTCAAACGGCCCAGTTCCAGCTTGCGAGGCAAAGTCAAGAGCTCGGCGGCTATATAGCAAAGACCGAACTACTGGCCGACGAACGCGACCGAGCCGCCCGCCAGGCTGCGGAAAGCGCGCACCAGAGTGCGGAGCTGGGTAGCCAGCTTGCCGCCGAGCGCGCCAGGGTGACTGAGCTTCGCGGACGGCTTGAGCGAACAGCGCCGAAATCGGAATCGGCCAGCGAGGAGTTGGGTTTGGCACGGGCAGCGCGTCGTCAGCGGCGACCCTCACGAAGCAAGCCAGACAAATAG
- a CDS encoding cation transporter, whose product MGKIDDIDHFAFDLNTRTVIVLHHGSADVLLDVLQPLRLGVELRSSRPAEPRSTVQRTISTLAIPKMDCPSEENMIRMAVADVDGIHSLNFDLSARQLHVAHSGNIDPILSKLTRLDLGAHLLGSRPDMSQSTRGSDKAGDASEAKTLLLLPINAVMFVVELGWGLIAESAGLVADSLDMFADAAVYGLALYAVGRAAALKTHSAHVAGWLQLVLALGALSEMGRRVSFRSDPESALMMSVGAVALITNAACLILITKKRNRGGG is encoded by the coding sequence TTGGGCAAAATCGACGACATCGATCATTTCGCCTTCGACCTCAATACCCGAACCGTCATAGTGCTCCACCATGGGAGCGCAGATGTCCTTCTCGACGTTCTTCAACCTTTGCGACTGGGCGTGGAGCTTCGCAGCTCACGTCCGGCTGAGCCACGCTCTACCGTACAACGCACGATCAGCACGCTCGCAATACCGAAAATGGACTGCCCGTCTGAGGAAAACATGATCCGCATGGCGGTAGCAGATGTCGACGGCATTCATTCGCTCAACTTCGATCTCTCGGCAAGGCAGCTCCACGTAGCACACTCGGGAAACATCGATCCTATATTGTCGAAGCTGACACGCTTAGACTTGGGCGCCCACCTGCTTGGTTCCCGACCAGACATGTCCCAATCGACTAGAGGCTCCGATAAAGCGGGAGACGCGTCAGAGGCGAAAACGTTACTGCTGCTGCCTATAAATGCTGTAATGTTCGTGGTCGAACTCGGATGGGGGTTAATTGCAGAATCCGCAGGATTAGTAGCCGATTCGCTCGACATGTTCGCCGACGCAGCCGTCTATGGCTTAGCGTTATACGCGGTTGGGCGCGCGGCTGCGCTAAAAACTCATTCGGCCCATGTGGCTGGGTGGCTTCAGCTTGTCCTCGCACTAGGTGCGCTGAGTGAAATGGGTCGACGCGTCTCCTTTCGCAGCGATCCCGAATCTGCTTTGATGATGAGCGTTGGAGCAGTAGCTCTCATTACGAACGCTGCCTGTCTAATTTTGATCACCAAGAAACGTAATCGGGGGGGGGGGTAA